A window of Corallococcus macrosporus DSM 14697 contains these coding sequences:
- the cglE gene encoding adventurous gliding motility protein CglE: MKALASLALCASFLLPTVASAQTPTTAQGDRPAVTFDEIERGLYFAVLGGPLFITNPPAAEGTPRPFSSGPMAQVEVGVDLGERVSVGLFIMGSSVRTGAEYVGNSGGAVSGDFSTLIPGAVLRARLVGFADSQEVKRTWFYVRAGAGYAMFSPQRLLPDSDILVFAGPGVEYYTRLRHFSVGLEVTGQYLVSGGSFGFAVAPNIRYAF; the protein is encoded by the coding sequence ATGAAAGCCCTCGCCTCACTTGCCCTGTGCGCCTCGTTCCTCCTCCCCACGGTCGCGAGCGCCCAGACGCCCACCACTGCCCAGGGGGATCGCCCCGCTGTCACGTTCGATGAAATCGAGCGGGGCCTCTACTTCGCGGTGCTGGGTGGGCCGTTGTTCATCACCAACCCTCCGGCGGCGGAAGGCACCCCCCGTCCGTTCTCCTCCGGGCCCATGGCGCAGGTGGAAGTGGGCGTGGACCTGGGCGAGCGGGTGTCCGTCGGCCTGTTCATCATGGGCTCGAGCGTCCGCACGGGCGCAGAGTACGTGGGCAACTCCGGCGGCGCGGTGTCCGGTGACTTCTCCACCTTGATCCCCGGCGCCGTCCTGCGGGCCCGCCTGGTGGGCTTCGCCGACAGTCAGGAAGTGAAGCGCACCTGGTTCTACGTCCGCGCGGGTGCTGGCTATGCGATGTTCTCGCCGCAGCGACTGCTCCCCGACTCCGACATTCTTGTGTTTGCCGGGCCCGGAGTGGAGTACTACACACGGCTGCGCCACTTTTCCGTGGGGCTCGAGGTGACGGGGCAGTACCTCGTCTCTGGAGGCTCATTCGGGTTCGCGGTGGCGCCGAACATTCGCTACGCGTTCTAG
- the cutA gene encoding divalent-cation tolerance protein CutA, giving the protein MTDAIIVLVTAPTADKAAELARALVEAQLAACGNIVPGLRSIYRWEGQVQDEPEVLLILKTRAALFEPLRARIVELHPYDVPEVLRVDIADGHAAYLAWILGSTRAPG; this is encoded by the coding sequence ATGACAGACGCCATCATCGTCCTCGTCACCGCCCCCACGGCCGACAAGGCCGCGGAGCTGGCTCGCGCGCTGGTGGAGGCGCAGCTCGCCGCCTGCGGCAACATCGTTCCCGGCCTGCGCTCCATCTACCGGTGGGAGGGCCAGGTCCAGGACGAGCCCGAGGTGCTGCTCATCCTCAAGACGCGCGCGGCCCTCTTCGAGCCGCTGCGCGCGCGCATCGTCGAGCTGCACCCCTACGACGTCCCGGAGGTGCTGCGCGTGGACATCGCGGACGGGCACGCGGCGTACCTTGCCTGGATTCTGGGCAGCACCCGCGCGCCGGGCTGA
- the gltG gene encoding adventurous gliding motility protein GltG, with the protein MAVPLTLKVFKGDSLVASKDYERDIIKIGRLSSAHLCLEDEKVSRIHSVIEVASDGAMSIIDMGSVEGTYVNGKRVTKGLLSFGDEIRVGGTTIRLENPAAVAAVNLAAAAASTEVVTEKNPVIAAPAPAEGLAQAAVATPPATGAIDPSFAATQENAVVAPAAPAPAPVEAAPVDTTPRVRTVRRTRSSGPLGVGLRFAWGDQRVGEFFMAPGVKRAFVVGSAAGVNFVMGDSRLGTPRFDAVRSDGQSFTVRFTAKMKGELTRKGETMDLKAVIESGKASHEGDAYSLTLDTDDFIWVDLGGVTLEVAFQAVPKRVVVPLGESVDYTALNIFLVLFFIATAFVITAMNRTGAGDEYADELSSDNARIAKLIIKPPETQKNKFLERLNQQKEKKKSGEMAAKSKGDEGQMGKKDAPKTNNRTAPKGDPSKKDEARALTAKIFGGGKGGISTVFGKSGLGGDLKSAMGNMFGAKAGNSGGFGGLGLRGSGGGGGGTGETIGIGGIGTKGRGGGTGSYGSGVGVLGGKQSVDVGITSSEPEVMGSLDKELIRQVIHRNRGQIRYCFESLLNRFPKLGGKVAVKFVITATGSVATSSVAQSTASNAALETCVAGRVRTWKFPEPKGGGVVVVTYPFIFKQSGG; encoded by the coding sequence ATGGCCGTTCCTCTGACACTCAAGGTCTTCAAGGGCGACTCGCTGGTCGCCTCCAAGGACTACGAGCGCGACATCATCAAGATTGGCCGTCTCTCCTCGGCGCACCTGTGCCTGGAGGACGAGAAGGTCAGCCGCATCCACTCCGTCATCGAGGTCGCCAGCGACGGCGCCATGTCCATCATCGACATGGGCAGCGTCGAGGGCACGTACGTCAACGGCAAGCGCGTCACCAAGGGGCTGCTGTCCTTCGGGGATGAGATCCGCGTGGGCGGCACCACCATCCGCCTGGAGAACCCGGCCGCGGTGGCCGCGGTGAACCTGGCGGCCGCGGCGGCCAGCACCGAGGTCGTGACGGAGAAGAACCCGGTCATCGCCGCGCCGGCGCCGGCCGAGGGCCTGGCGCAGGCCGCGGTGGCCACGCCTCCGGCCACGGGCGCCATCGACCCGTCCTTCGCCGCCACGCAGGAGAACGCGGTGGTGGCTCCCGCCGCGCCCGCTCCGGCGCCCGTCGAGGCCGCGCCGGTGGACACCACGCCGCGCGTGCGGACGGTGCGCCGCACCCGGTCCAGCGGTCCGCTGGGCGTGGGCCTGCGCTTCGCCTGGGGCGATCAGCGCGTGGGCGAGTTCTTCATGGCCCCGGGCGTGAAGCGGGCCTTCGTCGTGGGCAGCGCCGCGGGCGTGAACTTCGTCATGGGAGATTCCCGGCTGGGGACCCCCCGGTTCGACGCGGTCCGCTCGGACGGCCAGTCCTTCACCGTTCGCTTCACCGCGAAGATGAAGGGCGAGCTCACCCGCAAGGGCGAGACGATGGACCTGAAGGCCGTCATCGAGTCCGGCAAGGCCTCTCATGAGGGCGACGCGTACTCGCTCACGCTGGATACGGATGACTTCATCTGGGTGGACCTGGGCGGCGTGACGCTCGAGGTGGCCTTCCAGGCGGTGCCCAAGCGCGTCGTGGTGCCGCTGGGCGAGTCCGTGGACTACACCGCGCTCAACATCTTCCTGGTGCTGTTCTTCATCGCGACGGCGTTCGTCATCACCGCGATGAACCGCACCGGCGCGGGAGACGAGTACGCGGACGAGCTGTCGTCGGACAACGCCCGCATCGCCAAGCTCATCATCAAGCCGCCGGAGACGCAGAAGAACAAGTTCCTCGAGCGCCTCAACCAGCAGAAGGAGAAGAAGAAGAGCGGCGAGATGGCGGCCAAGAGCAAGGGCGACGAAGGTCAGATGGGCAAGAAGGACGCGCCCAAGACCAACAACCGCACCGCGCCCAAGGGCGACCCGAGCAAGAAGGACGAGGCGCGCGCCCTGACGGCGAAGATCTTCGGCGGCGGCAAGGGCGGCATCTCCACCGTCTTCGGAAAGAGCGGCCTGGGCGGTGACCTGAAGAGCGCCATGGGCAACATGTTCGGCGCCAAGGCGGGCAACTCGGGCGGCTTCGGCGGCCTGGGCCTGCGCGGCTCCGGCGGGGGCGGTGGCGGCACGGGTGAGACCATTGGCATCGGTGGCATCGGCACCAAGGGCCGTGGCGGTGGCACCGGCTCCTACGGCAGCGGCGTGGGCGTGCTGGGTGGCAAGCAGAGCGTGGACGTGGGCATCACCTCGTCGGAGCCGGAGGTCATGGGCTCGCTGGACAAGGAGCTCATCCGTCAGGTCATCCACCGCAACCGCGGGCAGATCCGCTACTGCTTCGAGAGCCTGCTCAACCGCTTCCCGAAGCTGGGCGGCAAGGTGGCGGTGAAGTTCGTCATCACCGCGACGGGCTCGGTGGCCACCTCGTCTGTGGCGCAGTCCACGGCGTCCAACGCGGCGCTGGAGACGTGCGTGGCCGGCCGCGTGCGCACCTGGAAGTTCCCCGAGCCGAAGGGCGGCGGCGTGGTGGTCGTCACGTATCCGTTCATCTTCAAGCAGTCCGGCGGCTAG
- a CDS encoding tetratricopeptide repeat protein, giving the protein MRRSLLVCLVLLATASAAQEKKAPRDADLGRKSATSVDKSLAGDITREKKKKEEVAPALQYDQFRLGVELQVASKRREQIQSLKKIISLSPDPKEAPSLLFRLGEFYWEESKFYFFEANRKDDDLIQAMNRNDAAGQKRAKAEKVELVAKQKEYGKLAVEQYTKIVQEYPNFERTDEVLFFLGQYLMEDGQDRKALVAFKRLVEKHPTSKFIPDAYLAFGEYYFNNSKGKRQELEKALVAYKKAAEFPESQVYAFALYKQGWCHYNMGDYEAAKDKFKTVVLYGELAGASAVEKDGGKSGRSSLVREARTDYVRAYAHEGDVSQARAEFGKVATNPEDRFTMLKQLANLYYGDGKDREAAITYNRLIKEKPLSPEAPGFQGRIVDCILRMGNKERTVVQVRRLVKIMKEVESSGVIKEDKDKKLLAEAKELSERTLSNLAVTWHNEGKKTRNEETFRYADAVYSDYLTLFPENPKAYDLRFFWAELLNDNLQNFDKAAANYTLVVLQDAKVLEAKDDKGKPKPGKPGKWLQNAAYNAVLAYDEVVKAAEARGEAKSEAVGSDITKKAAIPTLKKALLDACERYLKYVPKGEKRVEIAFKAANIYYRHNHFDEAVLRFSEIALGYPEYKFENGERAAEISANLILDSYHLLQDYAKVNEWARRFYANDKLAVGKFRDDLAKLIEQSSFKLVSQLEEKKEFEKAAEAYLAFVKDFPQTEIADLALYNASVDYYKAKRLDKAIEVRKRLFAEYPRSKHVPDSIYANAEALEAIGDFEDAASTYEAYVRGYERSLGEKGNARARRGKRRGAASDKPAVVQKWDESKAQVALFNAATYREGLGQTKAALRNREHYLALWPRAKDADEIRLSIIDLTGRSGAAFKAIKMLEQYERDNMRSPSRYLAAEGRIVDLYKKMGRSRDVARMYKRIYEHFDQLPRRVQGALEKPALATAAQAQFLSVELDWNQYRRLNLYWGVPPSPNRFKASIQDKSRALQVVEKKYVQTVTLGAPEPAICALHRIGLAYDHFAERLTNAPMPRGLDEESQQALRDEFANQAQPLKDKATEAFAATVAKSRELDVYNDCAAESLKLLRTTYQPDRYPEMPEAKVALKSHVQLIGGDLLATIQDVPPPAPKAASEAQQARAETLQEDLTDLTAQLRSQTETQVDARPAATPNGATPAKQGGDEEEPEDFL; this is encoded by the coding sequence ATGCGCCGTTCGCTTCTCGTCTGCCTCGTCCTCCTGGCCACGGCCTCCGCCGCCCAGGAGAAGAAAGCCCCGCGCGATGCCGATCTCGGCCGGAAGTCCGCCACCTCGGTGGACAAGTCCCTGGCTGGCGACATCACCCGCGAAAAGAAGAAGAAGGAGGAGGTCGCGCCCGCGCTCCAATACGACCAGTTCCGGCTGGGCGTGGAGCTGCAGGTGGCCTCCAAGCGGCGCGAGCAGATCCAGTCGCTGAAGAAGATCATCTCCCTGTCGCCTGATCCGAAGGAGGCCCCCAGCCTCCTGTTCCGCCTGGGCGAGTTCTACTGGGAGGAGTCCAAGTTCTACTTCTTCGAGGCCAACCGGAAGGATGACGACCTCATCCAGGCCATGAACCGCAACGACGCCGCGGGCCAGAAGCGCGCCAAGGCGGAGAAGGTGGAGCTCGTCGCGAAGCAGAAGGAGTACGGCAAGCTCGCGGTGGAGCAGTACACGAAGATCGTCCAGGAGTACCCGAACTTCGAGCGCACCGACGAGGTGCTCTTCTTCCTCGGCCAGTACCTCATGGAGGACGGCCAGGACCGCAAGGCGCTGGTGGCCTTCAAGCGCCTGGTGGAGAAGCACCCGACGTCCAAGTTCATCCCGGACGCCTACCTGGCCTTCGGCGAGTACTACTTCAACAACTCCAAGGGGAAGCGCCAGGAGTTGGAGAAGGCGCTGGTGGCGTACAAGAAGGCCGCCGAGTTCCCCGAGAGTCAGGTGTACGCCTTCGCCCTCTACAAGCAGGGCTGGTGCCACTACAACATGGGCGACTACGAGGCGGCCAAGGACAAGTTCAAGACGGTGGTGCTCTACGGCGAGCTGGCCGGGGCCAGCGCCGTGGAGAAGGACGGCGGCAAGAGCGGCCGCAGCTCGCTGGTCCGCGAGGCACGCACGGACTACGTGCGCGCGTACGCGCACGAGGGTGACGTGTCGCAGGCCCGGGCGGAGTTCGGCAAGGTGGCCACCAACCCGGAAGACCGCTTCACGATGCTGAAGCAGCTCGCCAACCTGTACTACGGCGATGGCAAGGACCGCGAGGCGGCCATCACCTACAACCGCCTCATCAAGGAGAAGCCCCTGTCGCCCGAGGCGCCCGGCTTCCAGGGCCGCATCGTCGACTGCATCCTCCGCATGGGCAACAAGGAGCGCACCGTGGTCCAGGTGCGCCGGCTCGTGAAGATCATGAAGGAGGTGGAGAGCTCCGGCGTCATCAAGGAGGACAAGGACAAGAAGCTGCTGGCGGAGGCGAAGGAGCTGTCCGAGCGCACGCTGTCCAACCTGGCCGTCACCTGGCACAACGAGGGCAAGAAGACGCGCAACGAGGAGACCTTCCGCTACGCGGACGCGGTGTACAGCGACTACCTCACGCTCTTCCCGGAGAACCCCAAGGCGTACGACCTGCGCTTCTTCTGGGCCGAGCTGCTCAACGACAACCTGCAGAACTTCGACAAGGCCGCCGCCAACTACACGCTGGTGGTGCTCCAGGACGCGAAGGTGCTGGAGGCCAAGGATGACAAGGGCAAGCCGAAGCCGGGCAAGCCGGGCAAGTGGCTGCAGAACGCCGCCTACAACGCGGTGCTGGCCTACGACGAGGTCGTCAAGGCCGCCGAGGCGCGCGGCGAGGCCAAGAGCGAGGCGGTGGGCTCGGACATCACCAAGAAGGCCGCCATCCCCACGCTGAAGAAGGCGCTGCTCGACGCGTGCGAGCGCTACCTCAAGTACGTGCCCAAGGGTGAGAAGCGGGTGGAGATCGCCTTCAAGGCGGCCAACATCTACTACCGCCACAACCACTTCGACGAGGCGGTGCTGCGCTTCAGCGAGATCGCGCTGGGCTACCCGGAGTACAAGTTCGAGAACGGCGAGCGCGCGGCGGAGATCTCCGCCAACCTCATCCTGGACTCGTACCACCTGCTCCAGGACTACGCGAAGGTGAACGAGTGGGCGCGGCGCTTCTACGCCAACGACAAGCTGGCGGTGGGCAAGTTCCGCGACGACCTGGCGAAGCTCATCGAGCAGTCCTCCTTCAAGCTCGTCAGCCAGTTGGAGGAGAAGAAGGAGTTCGAGAAGGCCGCCGAGGCGTACCTCGCCTTCGTGAAGGACTTCCCGCAGACGGAGATCGCCGACCTGGCGCTCTACAACGCGTCCGTCGACTACTACAAGGCGAAGCGCCTGGACAAGGCCATCGAGGTGCGCAAGCGCCTGTTCGCCGAGTACCCGCGCTCCAAGCACGTGCCGGACTCCATCTACGCGAACGCGGAGGCGCTGGAGGCCATCGGTGACTTCGAGGACGCGGCGTCCACCTACGAGGCCTACGTGCGCGGCTACGAGCGCAGCCTGGGCGAGAAGGGGAATGCCAGGGCGCGCCGTGGGAAGCGGCGGGGCGCCGCGAGCGACAAGCCCGCGGTGGTGCAGAAGTGGGACGAGTCCAAGGCGCAGGTGGCGCTCTTCAACGCGGCCACCTACCGCGAGGGACTGGGCCAGACGAAGGCGGCGCTGCGCAACCGCGAGCACTACCTGGCGCTGTGGCCTCGCGCGAAGGACGCGGATGAGATCCGCCTGTCCATCATCGACCTGACGGGCAGGAGCGGCGCGGCCTTCAAGGCCATCAAGATGCTGGAGCAGTACGAGCGCGACAACATGCGCTCCCCCAGCCGTTACCTGGCCGCCGAGGGCCGCATCGTCGACCTGTACAAGAAGATGGGCCGCTCGCGCGACGTGGCCCGCATGTACAAGCGCATCTACGAGCACTTCGACCAGCTCCCCCGCCGCGTGCAGGGCGCGCTGGAGAAGCCGGCGCTCGCCACGGCCGCGCAGGCGCAGTTCCTGTCGGTGGAGCTGGACTGGAACCAGTACCGGCGCCTGAACCTGTACTGGGGCGTCCCCCCGTCGCCGAACCGCTTCAAGGCGAGCATCCAGGACAAGAGCCGCGCGCTCCAGGTGGTGGAGAAGAAGTACGTGCAGACGGTGACGCTGGGCGCGCCCGAGCCCGCCATCTGCGCGCTGCACCGCATTGGCCTGGCGTATGACCACTTCGCCGAGCGCCTCACCAACGCGCCCATGCCGCGCGGCCTGGACGAGGAGTCCCAGCAGGCGCTGCGCGACGAGTTCGCCAACCAGGCGCAGCCGCTCAAGGACAAGGCGACCGAGGCGTTCGCCGCCACGGTGGCCAAGAGCCGCGAGCTGGACGTGTACAACGACTGCGCCGCGGAGAGCCTGAAGCTGCTGCGCACCACGTACCAGCCGGACCGCTACCCGGAGATGCCCGAGGCGAAGGTGGCGCTGAAGAGCCACGTGCAGCTCATTGGCGGCGACCTGCTGGCCACCATCCAGGACGTGCCCCCGCCGGCGCCCAAGGCGGCGTCGGAGGCGCAGCAGGCCCGCGCGGAGACGCTGCAGGAGGACCTGACGGACCTCACCGCGCAGCTCCGCTCGCAGACCGAGACCCAGGTGGACGCCCGCCCGGCGGCCACCCCCAACGGCGCCACTCCCGCGAAGCAGGGCGGGGATGAAGAGGAGCCGGAGGACTTCCTCTAA
- a CDS encoding ATP-binding protein: MAVREMAPKANGEACGVCGGRTYVIERRGDQALARTCECSGNCSVCGGRGHVLVEREAEFSQKVGPRRYEVMEQCVCTQRRTRISRFNEVGLPAVVSHASFDNYRAFNEAQDRGRGVALHFAHQYVKGGPSKGFILSGPVGTGKTHLLAATLGHLVLELGVRGRYVEISLLYATIRRGFQEGKSGGEIIGPLSEVEVLAIDELGKGRGSPFEMETLDELIARRYNAGRTTLFATNYSLEPEKRAVRSAAPTGYRTTEDARSAARDADLLRERVGERIYSRLCELCTFVELPKDTPDRRRTRQEMDAPMHHAAGGSRTLGR, encoded by the coding sequence ATGGCGGTGCGTGAGATGGCTCCAAAGGCGAATGGCGAGGCGTGTGGTGTGTGCGGTGGGCGGACCTATGTCATCGAGCGCCGGGGGGACCAGGCCCTGGCGCGCACCTGCGAGTGCTCCGGGAACTGCTCGGTGTGTGGCGGACGGGGCCACGTGCTCGTCGAGCGCGAGGCGGAGTTCAGCCAGAAGGTCGGTCCGCGGCGCTACGAGGTGATGGAGCAGTGCGTGTGCACGCAGCGGCGCACGCGGATCTCCCGCTTCAACGAGGTGGGCCTGCCCGCCGTGGTGTCCCACGCGAGCTTCGACAACTACCGGGCCTTCAACGAAGCGCAGGACCGGGGCCGGGGCGTGGCGCTGCACTTCGCCCACCAGTACGTGAAGGGCGGCCCGTCCAAGGGCTTCATCCTCAGCGGGCCGGTGGGCACCGGCAAGACGCACCTGCTGGCGGCCACCCTGGGGCACCTGGTGCTGGAGCTGGGGGTGCGCGGGCGCTACGTCGAAATCTCGCTCCTCTACGCCACCATCCGGCGCGGCTTCCAGGAGGGCAAGAGCGGCGGCGAAATCATCGGGCCCCTGTCGGAGGTGGAGGTGCTGGCCATCGACGAGCTGGGCAAGGGCCGCGGCAGTCCCTTCGAGATGGAGACGCTCGATGAGCTGATCGCCCGCCGCTACAACGCGGGCCGTACCACGCTCTTCGCGACGAACTACTCCCTGGAGCCGGAGAAGCGCGCTGTCCGCAGCGCGGCGCCGACGGGCTACCGGACCACCGAGGACGCCCGCAGCGCCGCCCGCGACGCGGACCTGCTGCGTGAGCGCGTGGGTGAGCGCATCTACAGCCGGCTGTGTGAGCTGTGCACCTTCGTGGAGCTGCCGAAGGACACGCCGGACCGGCGCCGCACCCGGCAGGAGATGGACGCGCCCATGCACCATGCCGCGGGCGGCTCGCGCACGCTGGGCCGGTAG
- the cglF gene encoding adventurous gliding motility protein CglF: MRKALMLFAALAVTPALGQDEATNPGGPGEGNVRYSKTTTIDFEDDTIEGDLTKPDGEYIEARDKVKHSNLIRIREDFEDKVMQSVGEL; the protein is encoded by the coding sequence ATGCGGAAGGCGTTGATGCTGTTTGCGGCGCTCGCGGTGACGCCGGCCCTCGGCCAGGACGAGGCCACCAACCCGGGTGGGCCCGGGGAGGGCAATGTGCGCTACTCCAAGACGACCACCATCGACTTCGAGGACGACACCATCGAGGGCGACCTCACGAAGCCGGATGGCGAGTACATCGAAGCGCGTGACAAGGTGAAGCACTCGAACCTCATCCGCATCCGCGAGGACTTCGAGGACAAGGTGATGCAGTCCGTGGGCGAGCTGTAG
- the gltE gene encoding adventurous gliding motility TPR repeat lipoprotein GltE — MNRTPRTMRLFPLLAAVSLAAAGCTSSKATGPAAGKTAGPNAGKTEAAQPISNTAKARFEDALKAFDTQKKARAIDYPSLERKFQAALEADGNLAEADYNLGVLAERQGKLTEARAHYKTALAKKPSLRQASENLAVMEQNAGNVAGAVALYQEVLQRYPDDAQSRARLAEIYRQQGDHTKAMDLSRAALMRDPQSTTALKVMIRSYLDRKQLAMAKLVALRGVKLDATDPELHHAVGLILLKEGDVDEARLSFKKALEVREDYVPSHVELAQLALNAENFPAAEQHLRRILQADGKNAAAHLGLGVAYKGMGQYDKAMQEYDEAEKLDPELAAVNLNRAIILHRVKDAPERAEELYRKYIAMAGGEVALPAEAPVFALLREVEVIVNAKREARFAEEQAKQMEELQKQQQAQMQAAEKAAAGTNAPANAATPATGTDAAPQVTPASGNAPPPAAGSSDQKNAGSAEPGEPEDDLL; from the coding sequence ATGAACCGGACCCCTCGCACCATGCGCCTGTTCCCCTTGTTGGCGGCTGTCTCGCTCGCCGCCGCCGGCTGTACGTCCTCCAAGGCCACAGGCCCCGCCGCGGGCAAGACGGCGGGCCCGAACGCCGGGAAGACGGAGGCCGCGCAGCCCATCTCCAACACGGCCAAGGCCCGCTTCGAGGACGCCCTGAAGGCGTTCGACACGCAGAAGAAGGCCAGGGCCATCGACTATCCGTCGCTGGAGCGGAAGTTCCAGGCCGCGCTGGAGGCGGACGGGAACCTCGCCGAGGCCGACTACAACCTGGGCGTGCTCGCCGAGCGTCAGGGCAAGCTGACCGAGGCGCGCGCCCACTACAAGACGGCGCTCGCGAAGAAGCCCTCGCTGCGGCAGGCCTCGGAGAACCTGGCGGTGATGGAGCAGAACGCGGGCAACGTCGCTGGCGCGGTGGCGCTGTACCAGGAGGTGCTCCAGCGCTACCCGGATGACGCGCAGTCGCGCGCGCGGCTGGCGGAGATCTACCGGCAGCAGGGGGACCACACCAAGGCCATGGACCTGTCGCGCGCCGCGCTGATGCGCGATCCGCAGTCCACCACCGCGCTGAAGGTGATGATCCGCAGCTACCTGGACCGCAAGCAGCTCGCCATGGCGAAGCTGGTGGCCCTGCGCGGCGTGAAGCTGGACGCGACCGACCCCGAGCTCCACCACGCCGTGGGCCTCATCCTCCTGAAGGAAGGGGACGTGGACGAGGCGCGCCTGTCCTTCAAGAAGGCGCTGGAGGTCCGCGAGGACTACGTGCCGTCCCACGTGGAGCTGGCGCAGCTCGCCCTGAACGCGGAGAACTTCCCCGCCGCCGAGCAGCACCTGCGCCGCATCCTCCAGGCGGACGGGAAGAACGCCGCCGCGCACCTGGGCCTGGGCGTCGCCTACAAGGGCATGGGCCAGTACGACAAGGCCATGCAGGAGTACGACGAGGCGGAGAAGCTCGACCCGGAGCTGGCGGCGGTGAACCTCAACCGCGCCATCATCCTGCACCGGGTGAAGGACGCGCCCGAGCGCGCCGAGGAGCTGTACCGCAAGTACATCGCCATGGCCGGCGGCGAGGTGGCCCTGCCCGCGGAGGCGCCCGTGTTCGCCCTGCTGCGCGAGGTGGAGGTCATCGTCAACGCCAAGCGCGAGGCCAGGTTCGCCGAGGAGCAGGCGAAGCAGATGGAGGAGCTGCAGAAGCAGCAGCAGGCCCAGATGCAGGCCGCGGAGAAGGCCGCCGCGGGGACGAACGCGCCCGCCAACGCCGCGACGCCGGCCACCGGCACGGACGCCGCGCCCCAGGTCACCCCCGCCAGCGGCAACGCGCCGCCGCCCGCGGCGGGTAGCTCCGACCAGAAGAATGCAGGCTCGGCGGAACCCGGCGAGCCGGAAGACGACCTGCTGTGA